DNA from Bacteroidia bacterium:
GTAAGTGGATTTTTATTGTCAAAGTTCATCGGTCCTGAATCAGGGTCGCCAAACTCCCATACGAAGCCGGTTGCTCCTGTAGGGATTCCGGGGACTAGTGTGAAATTAATCGGATTGTCTGCCATGCAAATAGAATCTCTGTCCGGAACAATTTCCCCATGCACAAGTAAGTTAACAGCCGAACCATCAAAACAAAAAGTTTCAGTACAACCTGTTGTGTCAGTTACAGTAAGGCAGGTTTTGAAAGCTCCTTGATTTGGACCCTCTAAATAAAACATGTGTTTAACACTGGGTCCCCATGTTGTGGAGTCGTATGTGCCATCTCCAAAATCCCACATGAATTTATAAACTCCTGTAATTGGAATAGTTGAATTGTTGATAATTGTCATTAATGTAGAGTCGCAACCTTTGGGTTTATCTGATGTAAAGTTAAGACCTAAAGAGGGTTTTACTTCTACTACATTTTGCAATCTTTTCACAACAATACAGCCATTTGCGTCTTCAATTTCAATATCAACACTATAATAATTTCCTCCAGGGTCAGCAGTGCTAAAGTCAAAACTAAAAGGCATTGTTGGATTGAATTCCTCTACCTGTAAACCTGCTGCTACATATTTTACTCTTTTAATAAAAGAACCGGAAGCTGCTTTGCTCTTATCAACAACTGTAAATTTATTACCTGCAAAACATTGTACCTTTGGTGTGATAATATCCACATCCATTGTAGGAGGAGGCAATATTGTTACTTTAATTGTCTGTGTGCAAGTTTTACCGGATGCATCTGTGTATGTCAATGTAACATCATAAGTGCCTGGTGAATTAAAGGAATAGGTTGGCGTAGGGTTGCCCGACAGATCCTTCGTGCCTGCAAAATCCCATACAACGTTTGTTGCCCCTACAGCTTCTAATTTAAACTGAATGGGGGAGTTTGCGCATAATGAGGAGCTCAAAATGCTTGGGGGAATACATTGTGCATTCACATTCTGATTAGCCCATAATGTTAACACGGCAATAAATAGCCATTGCGTTAATTTGAATTTTAGGTATTTCATATTGGTAATTTTTGATTTCATTTCGTAAAATTTAATTGCGAATTATTTGAATAATTCCGGTTTGTGTCTTAATAGATTGATTTGGTAGCTGATAATTTAATTGATAAATATATGAACCTGCTGGAACAGCATTGCCATTCATATCATTGCCATCCCATTGTGTTTTTAAGTTGTTTGTTTGGAAAATGATTGTGTTTGAAGGTCCTACAACTTTTACATTGAATAAAATAGCTCCCTCAATATTGATTATCCATTTGTCATTCAAACCATCATTATTAGGAGTGATTACTGTAGGAATCATAATGTCTTGGTTTGAATAGAAATATCTACTAATATCTTCTGTATATGTTGCGGTACAACCATTGTGGTCAGTTGAGTGTAAGGAAAGTAAAGCCGTGTTTGTGGAAGTAGATTCCATGTTGCGATAATAAACAATCTGTTTAACATCCTCATTAATTAATTCATTATTTATAAACCAATCAACGTTAGAAAGTGAATTCCAATTCAGTATATCGCATAATACACCTTCTTTTCCTGCATTTGATATTTCGATTGATGGAGTGTTTTGTGCAATCATAAACCTACGTTCAATCTTGTCTCCATTGCGTGTATTTGCTCTGGCAATAAGCCATTTGTTTTTTACAGACATTGGTGAAACAGTTATCTGTCGCTCTCCTTCAAATATTTGAATATTTGAAATAATTCTGTTGCCAAAAATTTGGGTTGGTTTTAGTGCCTCAGCAAAACATAATACGGTATCTGAAATTAATGTTTTAGATTTTTCAATACTTAATACATTGATGTTTTGGCTTGGTTCTA
Protein-coding regions in this window:
- a CDS encoding gliding motility-associated C-terminal domain-containing protein, producing the protein MDGNQHLEQQFDALFKQTLNNVEIPAPEGVWNQIAQSVTSPVSTSTLEPMGSSGSGLISGLSTIGKIIVLSSVAAIIGSAVYFLNSAEQSESISTPVTASKTQEQTPVEYDENTISVNQESATTSKPAQESTISPTKADADANTIHKNTLTEVPSKAEHKNLPVEETPKTEQLKNTHIEPSQNINVLSIEKSKTLISDTVLCFAEALKPTQIFGNRIISNIQIFEGERQITVSPMSVKNKWLIARANTRNGDKIERRFMIAQNTPSIEISNAGKEGVLCDILNWNSLSNVDWFINNELINEDVKQIVYYRNMESTSTNTALLSLHSTDHNGCTATYTEDISRYFYSNQDIMIPTVITPNNDGLNDKWIINIEGAILFNVKVVGPSNTIIFQTNNLKTQWDGNDMNGNAVPAGSYIYQLNYQLPNQSIKTQTGIIQIIRN